The segment TATATGATGTGTCCTCTGTGTAGTTAAGATACAAAAGCTGTATCACTACATACTACCTTGTCTTGACATATAGAATAATTGGAAACACAACTTCTTTAGGCATCAGCATAATCAATTTCATCTAACCTACCTAACAAGGAAAATTAGTATGCTCACCACCAGAAGTAAAGTTTGTTTCCTCAGGTGAATACCCTTTCATATAGATCCGCAGGGCAGCTGCTATATGTATAAGAGCCATGAAGTATGGTGCCACAAATCCCCATGATAGATAAATGTGAGATGAAAACAATGCACGATTCATTATCCAATTAACCTTTGACATGTATGATTCCAAAACAAATGTTTGCTTCCTCAAGTAATTCCAGTACctacaaaacaagataaaagTCAACATGGAGTGAGTGCTATACTCTCAAgttcaaatgaataaaaatctcGAACCTTCCAAAATTAAGATCACTTGCAAGGGGATGAGGAAAAACAGCAACTGGAGGAGATGTAATGAGCCTCTTCTCAGCCCCTgagaagagaaaacaaaagaaaaaggttttCAGCCCATGTTAATATAAAGCTTTGATTTGTGACACATCAATTGACAGATTAATTCCTAGTCTACTCTAGTCACTGCACAGACTACTGATGAGCACATTACCAGCTATAGCTGCAAGAGTCATATCATCAGAGTATCCACCATCCCTCAGTCCAGAGACCACACCATAGCGGTCAAGTCTAAAATCATCAGCATGCATCTGGAAACAATACAGCACGTTAGAATAAAACTTCAAGATGGTATATGTAGCACCAGAAAAGGTGGCATAGTGCTACTTGCCATCATGCACCCTCCCCATAGAAAGAATGTTCTCCCACCAGTAGCAAAGCCCATTGAACAAGGCTGTACAAAAATTGAGAAGGTAGTGAGAAAGCTTAAAATAACAGACATGGCAGGCCACCAATATAATgtcatataacaaaataaacacACAAATGCACAGTTCTAAATTCATACACATAACTTTTTGCAACTAAATTAACTGACTCCAGGGTAAAAGCTTGTCCAAATCACTTGGGGTCAGCTCTTGGCTACACTGAGACATCACGACTCAAAAAACTATAGGCTCCTTTGACATTAAATAGGGGTGATGTTTGCAATGATAGCGTATCATGCCATTCTCTTATTTGAAATTCCATAGAGAATATAACTTTGTTCTGACACAATACTTGGCATAGATAGCACCAGCACAGATTAATCATAACAAATTTACAGTTTTTCAGTTGCACATATTAGGAGATCAATGGAACAATACATGAGTCATCATACAGGACAATATAGCACTGTGCACACAAACTGTAAGCATGagaataaagaagaaataaatggAACCATACCATATGATATTCATAGATACAGTAACTTCCTAAACTTCCAGAAGGTAAATCAAGAGGATATccagtttgaataaaaatctGCACACCATtgcaaaaatgttaaaaatcaTAAGAGGATCTGTTTTGAAACAAATCCCATAACTATAAAAGAAGGATGCACCTGAAGCCGGGAAAAGATAAAATCCTGAAACAACTACAATTTCCTTAAGGTAGGCATAAAGGTGATTGTGATGCAGTACCTCAGGATTTCTTTCCATCTCAGCAGTAAGGGCTCCTATTGTCCCAGGGTGAAGCCTAACATCATCATCCAAAAACAATACATACTTGCTATCCTTATGCATGTTCTCTACCCCAACCTtcgaaaaaaagaaagatatctATGATTAAGTGGTGCCTCGAGCCATGCTTCTAAAAGAGagacaaattaacaaaatcttctacataaaaattctaaatgaGCTCCAATTTCCAGACAAGCTTGTACATTCAACACCTCTCTTATTCATAGAAAGGGCAAGATTTATTAGACATCTAATCTCACCTAAAGAAGTAAAGTTTCAGATGGTGATCCCTGACACATCCTGACTTCTTACAGAAGAATATGAATAAATAGCTGTCAGATATTAacaatatctttttatataccGGGCTTAATAGATTATAAACTTGTTACATACCAATTGGTTGTGGATTTTCTGACTACAAGTTGTTGACAAACCAGCTATAACAATTTTAGCATCAATATCATCCTGTGGACAGAAATAATGCAAATAAGTCAGGAAGGGAAGCCACAGTACAGAAGTTCAAAATGATCCCTCAGCTGCCACATCCATGAAGAATTGCTAAAGCTAGGTACTCAGATTAACATCCATGCTTCCACAGCATCAAGATTAGAGAAAGCAAGACAGAAAATAATTATCCTCCTATCATAATAAGCACAACTTACAAAGAACATGTGATGACAAGAGCAAATCACATTCATTGGATAAGATGTGTACCTTAAAATCCGATAATAACCTAGATACCGCATGGTAAGCAGGGTCTTCTGTACTTTCCAACACAAAAAGAAATTCTAAAGGACCACCATATAGTGATGTAATCTGCATACAGTAATGAACAAAAATGAAACCATCTCAAAAACAATACTATTTCTGGCAACTAAGAGAAAAGGCTTGCATATGAAACTTGAAAGTTTCTactataacaataattaaaataaaaataatctcccTAGGTGTCAGCTTCAAGTTGTTGAAAGCCCTCATCTAGTTAAATCTAATACTGGGGAAATAGACGTATCTTTGATACTATAAACTGCTCATTgggaataaatattttagaaactaacTCAAAGCTAACTGGGACGTCTGACAAATACAGACTAGACTTGCTTAAGCCTTTGCCTCATAATGAAGTGTGCATCTGTTTATGTGCAGGGGTAAAATGCATGTGCCTTAATACATACTAAGATCTCAAACTTCACAATCGTGAATCTTGCTAATATGACAGTAGCGGTCATGACAACCCAAAAAAGGCAGAAACACATAAGGTTAACTGATTTCTCAGTGGGAAGCaggaaaaaacatttaaaagcATTCAGAGTAAGTGCTCGGAAGAACTTCTATGCTAAAAAGACCCACCTGACTTCTCCAATTGTGTAGATTGTGCTCCCCAAAACCTTTTAGAGGCATAACCACAGTAACCCTTGGCAAATTGACCTGgttggagtgctcaagttcattAATATCATGACAAAGAAATGCAAAGCTATTGCCATGTTTCATACAATCTTTCATTTGCTTGATCTCCCTATTcctgacaaaaagaaaaaagaaagatctCACATACGGAGTAAGCAGTGCCTCAAATGGCAAATCGAAGCTTTAATAACAATATGATAACAGCAGATAACCCCTGGAGGCCTGCACTAGTATATTCTATACAGTAAATCTTAATACCTGACAAAAGCAGCAAAGGCCCATCCAATTGCTAGAAGTAAGCAGATTACACATCCCTACACCGAATTTAAGAGATTCAGATTGAGAAGCAATGACATCAAAAAAGAATTTATCAAAgtttcaaataaacaaaattggGAGATAAAAAGGCAGGCAAGCAGTGTGGACAGTTGCAAACTTATATAATGGCCACAAAGCAAAGGTCTGCTGATACAAGTCTTCCTTTTCTCTTCAACATCACATGATGATAAAATTACATTAGTAGAAACTATTTAGAAGAACTTTCTACTCAATCATGTATAACCATTTGATATAAACTATGCAACTTAGAGCCAAAAAGAGTCAAATGAAGAGCTTAATCGGGTCTTCAACGACGTGAAAATCGGGAATTCAAacttcaaaaatgaaaaaagaattctCGATAAGGAAAACGAAATAGAAAAGATGGTAGGAAAATACATCTAAGCAAATAAAAATTTGCGACCTTCTGAAATCAAAATTCCAGAAACAAAAAGTTAAGctgaagaaatttaaaaaactgatAGCGTATTTAGGGCAGCCAAACAGAGCTGGATCTCTATTAGagtaaaataaaacaaaacgaAGCAAATAACTCACCTGGATCTGAATGAAAATAGTAAGAGGACTACAAAAAGCGTTGGCGAGAGAGAAGAGAAGCGAATCTATGGAGTCCAATGGAGGCATTGCTCCTCTTGCTCTCTTCCCCTCGGAATCACCTccaactaaaaataataataataaaaaatgtcagCAGAATGCGTGCCGTATTTAACAGTTCGCCATCAACGGCGAAGTAGAGCAACCGAAAAAACAGAAACAGAGAGGCAGGacgagagacagagagagaaaaGAGGAGCAGTGCTAGGGACAGCggaattatatttattaattaatttaatattataatttattttatttttttcttcttttggggggaaattgacttgaggttggCTTTGTGCTGTGTGTTGAAGAAAGATAGAAGAGGGAGAGACCGTTGGATGGATTGAGTTGGGGTTACAAATATAGCCTCTTTCTTGGTAAAAGGGAGGGGAGTAGGGGACGGAGTGGATTTTGGAGGCATGTGAGGTGGCAGGCACGTGCGGATGTTTTACTCGTCACACCTCTCTGCTGAAGATGCCACTATACGAGCCGAATCTTCCTCGTTCGCTGTCGCTTGTAaagccttttttcttttttctttttttttttaagttttttctaAGCGTTTTTCCATTATGATATATCCTTCTCCTTTGGGAATTTGCCCGCcaattttatttcaatcaaattatgcgAACATGGTTTTTAGTAGACTTAGGATTGGattctaatttaaattgaattcgatttaaacaaattcaaattctagattaaatttaaaaattaaatattttttattttgagtttaagCTTAAGATGTATTCAActcattaaatttattaatttaaaaaaattcaacattaattgactaaatgatatcattttgattactATATATCAAAAAGTATATCGATTAAAATAATGCTATTTTGATCGATATGAATAAACAAGTgtcattttttacttaaatataatatcgaGACGatctcaaaatttaattcaactcaatttgtagttgaactcaagtttgacttctCTCAagtgagtcaaactcaaataactTTGAAACAAGCTTAACTCTCAACAAGTTGAGCTAAACTCGAGTTaactaaaatttaagtttggtttaactcaaaattatcttttaacatacaaatgatttattatcgtatgattttaaaataaaataatattttatcatataataacacgttGTCCTTCGTCAACAAAACATCCTTTTGAATTGGTGAAAGGACAATATTGAAGCGATCCTTTTATGGGCTTGTGTTCGACATCAATAGAAGGACGACTCTTTCATCTCAATCAAACGATCGTCGCTTGTGTTCGGTTGATTCCACCAATTCTTTTGTTATCAAGAGTGTTAGATAATGTTAGAGAAAGGTCTTCAGTCTTAGAGAAGGTGGTCAAAGTGGATTTCTTCACTAAAAAATGGATTGGTTCTAGGGTTTAAGGCTACAAAGGTGAAatgattactttttaaaatctATGTTTTAgggataattattattattttttaaattaagaagtaaaaataagatataatttaattttttaatattattgataaaataataattttatatttattattaataaataattttaataaaaattatataataaaaaagtatttaa is part of the Mangifera indica cultivar Alphonso chromosome 13, CATAS_Mindica_2.1, whole genome shotgun sequence genome and harbors:
- the LOC123193959 gene encoding uncharacterized protein LOC123193959, encoding MPPLDSIDSLLFSLANAFCSPLTIFIQIQGCVICLLLAIGWAFAAFVRNREIKQMKDCMKHGNSFAFLCHDINELEHSNQVNLPRVTVVMPLKGFGEHNLHNWRSQITSLYGGPLEFLFVLESTEDPAYHAVSRLLSDFKDDIDAKIVIAGLSTTCSQKIHNQLVGVENMHKDSKYVLFLDDDVRLHPGTIGALTAEMERNPEIFIQTGYPLDLPSGSLGSYCIYEYHMPCSMGFATGGRTFFLWGGCMMMHADDFRLDRYGVVSGLRDGGYSDDMTLAAIAGAEKRLITSPPVAVFPHPLASDLNFGRYWNYLRKQTFVLESYMSKVNWIMNRALFSSHIYLSWGFVAPYFMALIHIAAALRIYMKGYSPEETNFTSGGLLLVSCLAICTFTELLSMWNLTRIEVNLCNMLSPEAPRLSLASYNWGLVFIALVVDNFLYPLSAVRSHFSQSINWSGIRYHLRDGKISKIERSKDMGPTFTDLGGKHLYGKKGAPQKSSFLSSLSRSLAQWRQPKKFDDV